A single genomic interval of Rhizobium leguminosarum bv. trifolii WSM1325 harbors:
- a CDS encoding glutamine amidotransferase class-I (PFAM: glutamine amidotransferase class-I~KEGG: rec:RHECIAT_CH0004193 GMP synthase (glutamine-hydrolyzing) protein) — MIPTEQNLNRDGRPILIVLHQERSSPGRVGQLLVEKGYRLDIRRPVLGQPLPTTLEDHAGAVVFGGPMSANDPDDFIKKEIDWIDVPLREKRPYLGICLGAQMLVHHLGGKVQSNADGSTEIGWYPLHPTEKGRLLMHWPKMVYHFHREGFELPRGADLLAEGDAYPNQAFRYDGNAWGLQFHAELTRVMMHRWVVHGAHRFILPNAQQGREHLEGRMLFDAPLKAWLTEFLDIVFEGKTAKATSSIALRA; from the coding sequence ATGATACCGACTGAGCAAAACCTGAACCGCGACGGGCGCCCGATCCTCATCGTCCTGCATCAGGAGCGGTCGAGCCCTGGCCGTGTCGGCCAATTGCTCGTCGAAAAGGGCTACCGCCTCGATATCCGTCGCCCGGTTCTGGGCCAGCCGCTTCCGACAACACTTGAAGACCATGCCGGCGCCGTCGTCTTCGGAGGGCCGATGAGCGCCAACGATCCCGATGACTTCATCAAGAAGGAAATCGACTGGATCGACGTTCCGCTTCGGGAAAAACGTCCCTATCTCGGTATCTGCCTCGGCGCGCAGATGCTGGTGCATCATCTCGGCGGCAAGGTGCAGTCGAATGCCGACGGCTCGACGGAGATCGGCTGGTATCCGCTGCACCCGACCGAGAAGGGTCGCCTGCTGATGCACTGGCCGAAGATGGTCTATCATTTCCACCGCGAGGGCTTCGAGCTGCCGCGTGGCGCCGACCTCTTGGCCGAAGGCGATGCCTATCCGAACCAGGCCTTCCGCTACGACGGCAACGCCTGGGGCCTGCAGTTCCATGCCGAATTGACTCGGGTGATGATGCATCGCTGGGTCGTGCATGGCGCCCATCGCTTCATCCTGCCGAATGCCCAGCAGGGCCGCGAACATCTCGAAGGCCGGATGCTGTTCGACGCGCCGCTGAAAGCCTGGCTGACCGAATTCCTCGATATCGTCTTCGAGGGAAAGACGGCGAAGGCGACGTCTTCTATCGCTCTTCGCGCCTAA
- a CDS encoding HemY domain protein (PFAM: HemY domain protein~KEGG: ret:RHE_CH03907 hypothetical protein) yields MLIRLVVFALFVLLLAYGFSWLADRPGDLSLIWEGRIYQTKLIVAASAIIALVAAVMIAWWFVRLVWTSPHSVTRYFRARKRDRGYQALSTGLIAAGAGNALLARKMAARSRGLIRADQEPLINLLEAQAALIEGRHDEARAKFEAMANDPETRELGLRGLYLEARRLGANEAARQYAEKAADNAPYLPWAAQATLEYRSQAGRWDDAIRLLEQQKAARVVEKAEANRLHAVLLTARAGEKLESNPTGARDDALQALKLAADFIPAALIAAKALFREGGVRKAASILEQAWKSAPHPEIGQAYVRARSGDSTLDRLKRAERLEGQRPNNVESLLVVAQAALDAQEFAKARAKAEAAARMQPREAAYLLLADIEEAETGDQGRVRHWLAQALKAPRDPAWVADGFVSDKWLPVSPVTGRLDAFEWKAPFGQIEGALEDGSAPASIETALKTLPPLRDVRPESPVNDHRIIELERAATIAEAVRPTPAPAPAPAPTSAKPKPVEPAVSDKAPAPSEAKPFFGGLPDDPGVRDPRVEPEPKTRLRLF; encoded by the coding sequence ATGCTGATCCGCCTTGTCGTCTTCGCCCTCTTCGTGCTGCTTCTTGCCTATGGCTTCTCCTGGCTCGCCGATCGTCCCGGCGACCTCTCGCTGATCTGGGAAGGCCGGATCTACCAGACGAAGCTGATCGTCGCCGCCAGCGCGATCATCGCCCTCGTCGCCGCCGTCATGATCGCCTGGTGGTTCGTCCGTCTCGTCTGGACCTCGCCGCATTCGGTGACGCGTTATTTCCGCGCCCGCAAGCGGGACCGCGGTTATCAGGCGCTGTCGACCGGCCTGATTGCTGCCGGCGCCGGCAATGCGCTGCTCGCCCGCAAGATGGCGGCCCGCTCGCGCGGCCTGATCCGCGCCGATCAGGAACCGCTGATCAACCTGCTCGAGGCCCAGGCCGCCCTGATCGAAGGTCGCCATGACGAGGCGCGCGCCAAGTTCGAGGCCATGGCCAACGATCCCGAGACGCGCGAACTCGGTCTGCGCGGCCTCTATCTGGAAGCCCGCCGTCTCGGGGCCAACGAGGCCGCCCGCCAATATGCCGAAAAGGCGGCCGACAACGCGCCATATCTGCCCTGGGCCGCACAGGCGACGCTCGAATATCGCAGCCAGGCCGGCCGCTGGGACGATGCGATCCGCCTGCTCGAACAGCAAAAGGCTGCCCGCGTCGTCGAAAAGGCCGAAGCCAACCGCCTGCACGCCGTCCTTCTGACGGCGCGCGCCGGCGAGAAGCTGGAAAGCAACCCGACGGGTGCCCGCGACGATGCGCTGCAGGCGCTGAAGCTTGCCGCCGATTTCATTCCGGCGGCCCTCATTGCCGCAAAAGCGCTGTTTCGCGAAGGCGGCGTGCGCAAGGCCGCCTCGATCCTCGAACAGGCATGGAAATCCGCACCTCATCCTGAGATCGGACAAGCCTATGTGAGGGCCCGCAGCGGAGATTCCACGCTCGACCGGCTGAAGCGCGCTGAGCGGCTGGAAGGGCAGCGCCCGAACAACGTCGAATCTCTTCTCGTCGTCGCCCAGGCAGCCCTCGACGCGCAGGAATTCGCCAAGGCGCGCGCCAAGGCGGAAGCGGCGGCCCGCATGCAGCCGCGTGAAGCCGCCTACCTGCTGCTGGCAGACATCGAAGAAGCCGAAACCGGAGACCAGGGTCGCGTGCGCCATTGGCTGGCCCAGGCGCTCAAGGCGCCGCGCGATCCGGCCTGGGTTGCAGACGGCTTCGTGTCCGACAAGTGGCTGCCGGTATCGCCGGTGACCGGCCGTCTCGATGCCTTCGAGTGGAAGGCGCCCTTCGGCCAGATCGAGGGTGCGCTCGAAGACGGTTCGGCGCCGGCCTCGATCGAAACGGCTTTGAAGACGTTGCCGCCGCTGCGTGACGTCAGGCCGGAAAGCCCGGTTAACGACCATCGCATCATTGAGCTGGAACGCGCCGCGACGATTGCCGAGGCTGTGCGCCCCACACCAGCACCGGCACCAGCACCAGCACCGACATCGGCAAAACCGAAACCCGTCGAACCGGCCGTAAGCGATAAGGCGCCCGCACCGAGCGAGGCAAAACCTTTCTTTGGCGGACTGCCGGATGATCCCGGCGTTCGCGATCCCAGGGTGGAACCGGAACCCAAGACACGGCTCCGCCTTTTTTGA
- a CDS encoding protein of unknown function DUF1332 (PFAM: protein of unknown function DUF1332~KEGG: ret:RHE_CH03908 hypothetical protein) codes for MFERFQAFFQNLTADHPKKGFAPDDPRIAVAALCMQVMEADGQIKASEKKRLRKLLKEQYALDGKQLDALIAAGLEAESSAVDYYRFTADLKRHLNTEQRLELIGVLWDIVYADGERSEMEDHVIWRIADLLGVSSRERIQKRQEAAARVTDVQVAQDDTD; via the coding sequence ATGTTCGAACGCTTTCAGGCATTCTTCCAGAATCTCACCGCCGACCACCCGAAGAAAGGTTTTGCCCCTGATGATCCCCGCATCGCAGTGGCAGCGCTCTGCATGCAGGTCATGGAGGCCGACGGTCAGATCAAAGCCAGCGAAAAGAAGCGGCTGCGCAAGCTTCTGAAGGAGCAGTATGCACTCGACGGCAAGCAGCTCGATGCTCTGATAGCCGCCGGCCTTGAGGCCGAAAGCTCCGCCGTCGACTATTATCGCTTCACCGCCGACCTGAAACGCCATCTCAATACCGAGCAACGCCTCGAGCTGATCGGCGTCCTCTGGGACATCGTCTATGCCGATGGTGAACGCAGCGAGATGGAAGACCATGTGATCTGGCGTATCGCCGATCTGCTCGGCGTCTCCTCGCGCGAGCGCATCCAGAAGCGGCAGGAGGCCGCCGCCAGGGTGACAGATGTCCAGGTTGCGCAAGATGATACCGACTGA